From Camelina sativa cultivar DH55 chromosome 5, Cs, whole genome shotgun sequence:
ttattttcttcattcCACAACCACAATAAATAATTGTAAGGATacgaatgtatatatattcattacatttgttttttttcccttttataaaaatcattgagaaatagcatttggaaatttttattttagcagTGTTCAATAAATTTGAggaatactactactactattgtAATAGAATAAGAATGTGAACAtcacaaaaaatttcaattattgAGGCGAATAAAAACTCTACTGTCTAACGTTAATCAATATGGGCTTATATAAGCCCAAATGTAAAATTAACGGGTTTTGATAGTTTATATACGTAGGCCTACATTTAGCCCAAGATGCCTCGAacaaatttatcaaattatCTTATCAACCATACAATTAAAGCCCGAGATGgttatgaaaataatgttattttttatttttttagaaacgaGAGAAAGGACAAAACACACTAAAACCGGCAAGTTCATGACGTACGTAGTTGTCTCCTTCGTATAATGTACTGAATTAGAAATTGATGATTATCGGATGTTTTTCTAAATGATGATTACATATACAGTATGTGTGTTGGGTAATGATTGCAGTAGAAATGTACGTGAGTcgtgtgacaaaaaaaatagtactgTAGTGTACTATAATTAATACTAGCTAGTTTGTTGGGATTCTTAACTTATTAGGGGATGCAATTGTAAGCAAGTGAGTTCAATGAAAGCGTATTcaagaataataattaagacGTACATTGCACATACTCTAATAATAACTACTAGTACTAGTAAAGAGTTTATTCAGataacaaaaactaaactaaaggaaaaaaatactaataataatatctagAAGTAAGCGTTGTTTGGCTCGATCGAAAATGGAGAGTGCAGAAAACGTGGGAAATAATAGATGTACATGTGGCGTTACCTGACTCAACGTTGCTTCATGACCAAGTAGTTTAGTGCCCCCCCTTTCCCTGACGTGCGTGCGaccctcctcctctctctctctcgtcgtcGCCGTGGTCACTTTTGTCAtttcctttgttgttttttcctGTCTCACTTTTCTCCCTTCTTTTGCGTTTACTAACTTTAAACAATCTTAAAGTAAATTATACTAAGAATTATGGAACTATAAAttcgtctttttttttgaaaaagggtttaGCGGAGTattagactatatatattactcatAAATAAATGGAAATTATGTTCTCTTTAATACCAAAACACaacattattcttttatttactcCTGTTATTGTAGCATTTGCCGTTACATTATTCAGTAAACGTTTTAGTACGAGaatatttcataaatgttaAATGTGTATATTGCTTATGTTAGGTGAATAATAGTATAACTAATGgtggcaaacaaaaaaaattaagaaagaaaataaatactaaataaaagaaCGTTGAAATCACTCAAAGTTGTCATCAAATTTAGCTTTGCGTGAGACAAATTAGGCGCTTATTGACTTTCTTAAACCATACTActgctttattattattaactctATAAGACTATAATACTAATTCATAgacttaaataataataataatatctcgTTGCATATTTTCTTACTATGTGTTAGTATTGTCTACAGTTTccaattcataaatttaaagaCAACttaattcatttgtttttaatgacaatgaatacaaaaaattaGTAGTATAGTATATGGAGTAGTAGTAATTAATTTGTGCCAAaaaatctagatatatataagaaaaacaaatgcaaAGAATAATGTGAGTAGttgccaaaattttaaaaaaaaaaaatcaaaagttatttaattaaattcattgattttgaaacaaatcattaaaGTTTGTGTAATAAAAGAcaacaattatttgtttttaaaggaaaaagaaaactgtaattggtcaaagaaaagagaattaaaTCAGTGTCCGTTTTTTGGAAGAATCCGTTTGTTTACTTTTCAAATCTGAAAATAAAACGccttaaagagagagagagagaagaaaaaggttaaaaaaaaaagaagccaagGGAAGGGGCATTTAGCCGTAATTAACTGTGAAGAAGGAGGGCTAATTTACTAAAACATCTCTTTCTACTTAAATACAGAAATATCCCCTCAAACACTCTCTCCcgtctaaaataaaaaaaaggtagacTCAGTCTCCGGCGAGTTCGACTCGGAAACACTCTCCGATCACTTCTCTCCTCTCTGATcttatttatctctctctccttcgATCTCTTTACCCGAACGCTGATTCCTGATTTGATTTCAAtcgaggaaagaagaagaaagaagaagaagaagatggcgtCAGAGCTGACAAACCGGCGTCACGAGGAGATTGAACAACGAGAAGAAGCGGAGTCTTACTATCCAAGACCGATTAAGCCGTGGTTCGTAGCGATTCGTCCGATCCGTTACATGCTCCGAGAACAGAGACTCGTCTTCGTTCTCGTCGGCATCGCAATCGCCACGTTAGCCTTCACACTCTtctccaaatcatcatcatccccaaTCCAACCCATCCCTTACGAAAACGCCGATCCTCTCGCCGGATACGGAATGCGATCGTATCAGCCAACAATCGAGTACACGAGCCGGATCGGATTGGCGGGTGGCAAAATCCCTCTAGGTCTAAAACGCAAAGTGCTAAGAGTCGTAGTAACCGGTGGAGCCGGTTTCGTCGGGTCTCACCTGGTTGACCGGTTAATCGCAAGAGGAGATAACGTGATCGTCGTTGACAATTTCTTCACAGGGAGGAAAGAGAACGTGATGCACCATTTCAGTAACCCCAATTTCGAGCTTATCCGTCACGACGTCGTAGAGCCGATCCTCCTTGAGGTTGATCAGATCTATCATCTGGCGTGCCCTGCCTCACCTGTCCATTACAAATTCAATCCGGTCAAGACTATTAAGACTAATGTCGTCGGTACGCTCAACATGTTGGGTCTAGCCAAGCGAGTTGGTGCTAGATTCTTACTCACCAGTACCAGTGAGGTCTACGGAGATCCTCTTCAGCATCCTCAGGTTGAGA
This genomic window contains:
- the LOC104784533 gene encoding UDP-glucuronic acid decarboxylase 4, whose amino-acid sequence is MASELTNRRHEEIEQREEAESYYPRPIKPWFVAIRPIRYMLREQRLVFVLVGIAIATLAFTLFSKSSSSPIQPIPYENADPLAGYGMRSYQPTIEYTSRIGLAGGKIPLGLKRKVLRVVVTGGAGFVGSHLVDRLIARGDNVIVVDNFFTGRKENVMHHFSNPNFELIRHDVVEPILLEVDQIYHLACPASPVHYKFNPVKTIKTNVVGTLNMLGLAKRVGARFLLTSTSEVYGDPLQHPQVETYWGNVNPIGVRSCYDEGKRTAETLTMDYHRGANVEVRIARIFNTYGPRMCIDDGRVVSNFVAQALRKEPLTVYGDGKQTRSFQFVSDLVEGLMRLMEGEHVGPFNLGNPGEFTMLELAKVVQETIDPNAKIEFRPNTEDDPHKRKPDITKAKELLGWEPKVALRQGLPLMVKDFRQRVFGDQKQDSSTTSSSTE